One stretch of Thalassovita sp. DNA includes these proteins:
- the mtaB gene encoding tRNA (N(6)-L-threonylcarbamoyladenosine(37)-C(2))-methylthiotransferase MtaB, which translates to MTKPPVFATLGCRLNAYETEAMKDLAAQAGVEGAVVVNTCAVTAEAVRKSRQEIRKLRKENPNARVIVTGCAAQTEPETFANMDEVDLVIGNTEKMQPATWQNMGPNFIGDTEKVKVDDIMSVTETAGHLIDGFGTRSRAYVQVQNGCDHRCTFCIIPYGRGNSRSVPAGVVVDQIKRLVDKGYNEVVLTGVDLTSWGADQPMQPKLGDLVMRILKLVPDLPRLRISSIDSIEVDENLMRAIATEPRLMPHLHLSLQHGDDLILKRMKRRHLRDDAIRFAEEARKLRPDMTFGADIIAGFPTESEAHFENSLKLVEECDLTWLHVFPYSKREGTPAAKIPTQVNGNIIKERAARLRALGEQQVQRHLKAQLGQTHQVLMENPHMGRTAQFTEVHFDTPQVEGAIVPAMIKGVQGHQLTV; encoded by the coding sequence ATGACGAAACCGCCGGTCTTCGCCACCCTTGGCTGCCGTCTCAACGCCTATGAGACCGAAGCGATGAAGGACCTCGCCGCACAGGCGGGTGTCGAAGGGGCCGTTGTGGTGAACACCTGCGCGGTCACGGCCGAGGCAGTGCGCAAATCCCGCCAGGAAATCCGCAAGCTGCGCAAAGAAAACCCCAACGCGCGGGTGATTGTGACCGGCTGTGCGGCGCAGACCGAGCCTGAGACCTTTGCCAATATGGATGAGGTCGATCTGGTCATCGGCAACACCGAAAAAATGCAGCCCGCCACCTGGCAGAACATGGGCCCCAATTTCATCGGCGACACCGAGAAGGTGAAGGTGGATGACATCATGTCTGTCACCGAAACCGCCGGGCATTTGATTGACGGGTTTGGCACCCGGTCGCGCGCCTATGTGCAGGTGCAAAACGGCTGCGATCACCGCTGTACCTTCTGCATCATCCCCTATGGCCGCGGCAATTCCCGGTCCGTGCCGGCCGGCGTGGTGGTCGATCAGATCAAACGTCTGGTGGATAAGGGCTACAATGAGGTGGTACTGACCGGGGTCGATCTGACTTCCTGGGGCGCTGATCAACCGATGCAGCCGAAACTGGGTGATCTGGTGATGCGGATCCTTAAACTGGTGCCGGATCTGCCGCGCCTGCGGATCAGTTCGATCGATTCGATTGAGGTGGATGAAAACCTGATGCGCGCCATCGCGACAGAACCGCGCCTGATGCCGCATCTGCACCTGTCCTTGCAGCACGGCGACGACCTGATCCTCAAGCGGATGAAACGCCGCCACCTGCGCGATGATGCCATTCGCTTTGCCGAAGAGGCCCGCAAACTGCGCCCGGATATGACCTTTGGCGCGGATATCATCGCGGGCTTCCCAACCGAGTCAGAGGCGCATTTTGAAAACTCGCTGAAACTGGTTGAGGAATGTGACCTGACTTGGCTGCACGTCTTCCCCTATTCCAAACGCGAAGGCACCCCAGCGGCCAAGATCCCGACCCAGGTGAACGGAAATATCATCAAAGAACGGGCCGCACGTCTGCGCGCGCTTGGTGAACAGCAGGTGCAGCGTCACCTTAAGGCGCAGCTGGGCCAGACCCATCAGGTGTTGATGGAAAACCCGCATATGGGCCGCACCGCACAGTTCACAGAGGTGCATTTTGATACACCTCAGGTGGAAGGCGCCATCGTGCCTGCGATGATCAAAGGCGTTCAGGGGCACCAGCTGACGGTCTGA
- a CDS encoding DMT family transporter, with amino-acid sequence MSGIFLRLTAVALITAMSATIHGLAQALPVGQIVFWRSAVALIPIAAYLWFRGQLRDGLKTQNPKGHVLRSVFGCLSMVFSFVSLAYLPVANASALAYLTPLITLPLASFMLGERMARGVVLACLLGFVGVVLMLLSSLQSPTGSRVELIGIAAGLGYAATMGFVRVHVKGMVAEETPAAIAFYFAVTCSALGALSAIWGWAPVDGATLVLLILAGLLGGAAHIAGVEAVARAPISTLAPFEYTGMIWALGFDALLFGVWPDVWSGTGVAVILLAAMITVWADLRPSAGAPERL; translated from the coding sequence ATGTCCGGAATATTTCTTCGCCTCACAGCGGTGGCGCTGATCACTGCAATGTCCGCAACCATCCATGGCCTTGCTCAGGCCCTGCCTGTGGGACAGATAGTATTCTGGCGCAGCGCCGTCGCCCTGATCCCCATCGCAGCCTACCTGTGGTTCCGCGGACAGCTGCGCGACGGATTGAAAACGCAAAACCCCAAAGGGCATGTCCTGCGCTCTGTCTTTGGTTGCCTATCGATGGTGTTTTCCTTTGTTTCTCTGGCCTATCTGCCCGTCGCCAATGCCTCGGCTTTGGCCTATTTGACGCCTTTGATCACCCTGCCACTGGCCAGTTTCATGCTGGGCGAACGGATGGCACGCGGGGTTGTTCTGGCCTGCCTGTTGGGGTTCGTGGGCGTGGTCTTGATGTTGCTGTCGAGCTTGCAAAGCCCCACTGGCAGCCGGGTTGAACTGATCGGCATCGCGGCGGGGCTGGGGTATGCAGCGACGATGGGGTTTGTCAGGGTCCATGTGAAAGGCATGGTGGCCGAAGAAACCCCAGCAGCCATCGCCTTTTACTTTGCGGTGACCTGTAGCGCGTTGGGGGCGCTTAGTGCGATTTGGGGTTGGGCCCCTGTCGACGGTGCCACCCTTGTGTTGCTGATTCTGGCAGGGCTATTGGGCGGTGCCGCGCATATCGCCGGGGTCGAGGCCGTGGCGCGGGCGCCGATTTCGACGCTTGCGCCATTTGAATACACCGGGATGATCTGGGCCCTTGGCTTTGATGCCCTGTTGTTTGGTGTATGGCCGGATGTCTGGAGTGGCACCGGCGTTGCGGTGATCCTGCTGGCCGCGATGATCACGGTCTGGGCGGACCTCAGACCGTCAGCTGGTGCCCCTGAACGCCTTTGA
- a CDS encoding glutathione S-transferase has protein sequence MTPILYSFRRCPYAMRARLGVAAAGIEVELREILLRDKAPEFLAASPSATVPCLVAGDRVIDESLDIMIWALEQHDPEGWLDMPDAGHALIATADGPFKQALDRAKYATRYPDADPEAERAKAHAFLHQLNDQIGAKPFLFGDHPTLADMAILPFARQFAFIDKARFDAEDWPNLSRWLADFLQSQRFTSIMPKLATWQAGDTPITFPFHPA, from the coding sequence ATGACACCCATCCTCTATTCCTTTCGCCGCTGTCCCTATGCCATGCGCGCCCGCCTGGGCGTTGCCGCCGCAGGGATTGAGGTGGAGCTGCGCGAAATTCTGCTGCGCGACAAGGCGCCGGAGTTTCTGGCCGCCAGCCCGTCGGCCACGGTGCCCTGTCTGGTTGCCGGGGACCGGGTGATTGATGAAAGCCTCGACATCATGATCTGGGCGCTGGAACAGCATGACCCTGAGGGCTGGCTGGATATGCCCGACGCCGGCCATGCGCTGATCGCAACGGCGGACGGACCGTTCAAACAGGCGTTGGACCGCGCAAAATACGCCACCCGCTACCCGGATGCGGACCCAGAGGCGGAGCGCGCCAAGGCACATGCATTTCTGCATCAGCTGAACGATCAGATTGGCGCAAAGCCTTTCCTTTTTGGGGATCATCCGACGCTGGCCGATATGGCGATCCTGCCGTTTGCGCGCCAGTTTGCCTTCATTGATAAGGCCAGATTTGATGCCGAAGACTGGCCAAACCTGTCCCGTTGGCTGGCGGATTTCCTGCAATCCCAACGCTTTACCTCAATCATGCCAAAGCTTGCGACGTGGCAGGCAGGGGATACCCCAATCACCTTTCCGTTTCACCCGGCTTGA
- a CDS encoding FMN-binding negative transcriptional regulator, whose product MHPNPIFHKAEAQQNLSFAADQGFGMLAVNGPDGLPLLSHIPFVIEGDRVLFHLVRSNPIARLLKSGAKARLAVRGPHGYISPDWYGIQDQVPTWNYVAVQLDGPAQLLPQGEIGEVLEKLSNRFEADLAPKPIWKMAKMDPDALHRMMRMIVPAALQIEAIDGTWKLSQNKENTARLAAADGVQAAALDPSAQALAALMRDLPVPD is encoded by the coding sequence ATGCATCCCAATCCGATTTTTCACAAGGCTGAGGCTCAGCAGAACCTGAGTTTCGCAGCGGATCAGGGGTTTGGCATGCTGGCCGTGAACGGGCCGGACGGCCTGCCATTGCTGTCACACATCCCATTTGTGATTGAAGGCGACAGGGTGCTGTTTCACCTCGTGCGGTCAAACCCGATTGCGCGGCTGCTGAAATCAGGCGCCAAGGCACGCCTGGCCGTGCGCGGACCGCATGGCTACATCTCACCGGATTGGTACGGCATCCAAGATCAGGTGCCCACGTGGAACTATGTGGCCGTCCAGCTGGACGGCCCTGCCCAGCTGCTGCCGCAGGGCGAGATTGGGGAGGTGCTGGAAAAGCTGTCAAACCGGTTTGAGGCAGACCTTGCCCCGAAACCAATCTGGAAAATGGCCAAAATGGATCCCGACGCCCTGCACCGGATGATGCGCATGATCGTACCCGCTGCGCTGCAGATTGAGGCGATCGATGGCACCTGGAAACTGTCCCAGAACAAGGAAAACACGGCGCGTCTGGCCGCCGCGGACGGGGTGCAGGCCGCAGCGCTGGATCCATCGGCCCAGGCCTTGGCTGCCTTGATGCGCGATCTGCCGGTGCCGGACTGA
- a CDS encoding glutathione S-transferase produces the protein MKLVYASASPFVRKVRVVLAETGQADDVELLNVATTPVSTPEEVSAANPAGKIPALIRSDGPAIYDSRVICQYLNDRAGGGLYPDSSRWEVMTLEATADAILDAAVLMVYEHRIRPPQFVYPEWEEAQWAKVARAVQAVNDRWMAHLAGPLNMGHIAVACALGYLDFRHSGRNWRKGCDALDDWYAVFSERDSMKDTIPEG, from the coding sequence ATGAAACTTGTCTACGCATCCGCCTCGCCTTTTGTGCGCAAAGTCCGGGTGGTTCTGGCTGAAACCGGTCAGGCCGATGATGTTGAGCTGCTGAACGTGGCCACCACCCCGGTTTCAACCCCGGAAGAGGTCAGCGCCGCCAACCCGGCGGGCAAAATTCCGGCATTGATTCGTAGCGACGGCCCGGCGATCTACGACAGCCGGGTGATCTGCCAGTATCTGAACGACCGCGCCGGTGGCGGCCTTTACCCGGACAGCAGCCGCTGGGAGGTGATGACGCTGGAAGCCACAGCCGATGCGATCTTGGATGCAGCGGTGCTGATGGTCTACGAACACCGCATTCGCCCACCTCAGTTTGTTTACCCAGAATGGGAAGAGGCGCAGTGGGCCAAGGTCGCGCGCGCCGTTCAGGCGGTGAATGACCGCTGGATGGCGCATCTGGCCGGCCCGTTGAACATGGGGCACATCGCGGTGGCCTGCGCCCTTGGCTACCTTGATTTCCGCCACTCCGGCCGGAACTGGCGCAAGGGCTGTGATGCTTTGGATGACTGGTACGCCGTCTTCTCAGAACGCGACAGCATGAAAGACACCATTCCTGAGGGCTAA
- a CDS encoding outer membrane beta-barrel protein — MSAKFLTTTAVAALIATSAATTALAEIELGIYGGYQTSPHSRIEGTLPNTGDYSELIGWEGKPFAAPPYYGLRATYWRENNSGFALEWTHAKVYGADDSALFDRLEFTDGLNIITVNYAKRWPGKWNQFTPYVSAGVGIALPHVDVTPADPADGGRTYEYQQTGPAARLTAGASYALNDNWNLFSEYQFTWSQNDADLEGGGDLSTRIITNAVNFGISYSF; from the coding sequence ATGTCCGCCAAATTTCTTACCACCACTGCTGTGGCCGCGCTGATTGCCACATCTGCTGCAACAACTGCCCTGGCTGAAATTGAGCTGGGCATCTACGGCGGCTACCAGACGTCGCCGCACAGCCGGATCGAAGGCACCCTGCCCAACACCGGGGATTACAGCGAACTGATCGGCTGGGAAGGCAAACCCTTCGCTGCACCGCCCTATTACGGTCTGCGCGCCACCTACTGGCGTGAAAACAACAGCGGCTTTGCGCTGGAATGGACCCACGCCAAGGTTTACGGCGCAGATGATTCCGCCCTGTTTGACCGGCTGGAGTTCACCGATGGCCTGAACATCATCACCGTGAACTACGCCAAACGCTGGCCGGGCAAGTGGAACCAGTTCACCCCCTATGTCAGCGCAGGTGTCGGTATTGCCCTGCCGCATGTTGATGTGACCCCGGCCGATCCCGCCGATGGCGGCCGCACCTATGAGTATCAGCAGACCGGCCCCGCCGCCCGTCTGACCGCCGGTGCCTCCTACGCGCTGAACGACAATTGGAACCTGTTCAGCGAGTATCAGTTCACCTGGTCGCAAAACGATGCAGATTTGGAAGGTGGCGGCGATCTGTCGACCCGAATCATCACCAACGCGGTGAACTTTGGCATCAGCTACAGCTTCTGA
- the petA gene encoding ubiquinol-cytochrome c reductase iron-sulfur subunit, translating to MSHAEDHEGTRRDFLYYATAGAGAVATGAAVWPLVNQMNPAADVRALASIRVDISGIEPGTQLTVKWLGKPVFIRRRTAEEIEAGRAVSVDELTIDKGAQNANKPDADAADENRSLDEAGEWLVMIGVCTHLGCVPIGDGAGDFGGWFCPCHGSHYDTAGRIRKGPAPRNMDVPIAVFEDEATIKLG from the coding sequence GTGTCCCACGCAGAAGATCACGAAGGCACCCGCAGGGACTTCCTGTACTACGCCACCGCAGGTGCCGGTGCCGTAGCCACAGGTGCCGCAGTCTGGCCGCTGGTCAATCAGATGAACCCCGCCGCGGACGTCCGCGCGCTGGCGTCGATTCGCGTCGATATTTCGGGCATCGAGCCGGGCACCCAGCTGACCGTGAAATGGTTGGGCAAACCGGTTTTCATTCGCCGCCGTACCGCCGAAGAAATCGAAGCCGGCCGTGCCGTTTCGGTGGATGAGCTGACCATCGACAAAGGCGCCCAAAACGCCAACAAACCCGATGCTGACGCCGCCGACGAAAACCGTTCGCTGGATGAAGCCGGCGAATGGCTGGTGATGATTGGTGTTTGTACTCACCTCGGCTGTGTTCCGATCGGTGACGGCGCTGGTGACTTTGGCGGTTGGTTCTGCCCCTGCCACGGTTCGCACTATGACACCGCCGGCCGTATCCGTAAGGGTCCTGCGCCGCGGAACATGGACGTCCCCATCGCCGTCTTCGAAGACGAAGCCACAATTAAGCTAGGTTAA
- the petB gene encoding cytochrome b: MSGIPHDHYEPKTGIEKWVHSRLPIVGLVYDTLMIPTPKNLNWWWIWGIVLAFCLALQIVTGIVLVMHYTPHVDLAFASVEHIMRDVNGGHMIRYLHMNGASLFFVAVYIHMFRGLFYGSYKAPREITWIIGMLIYLMMMGTAFMGYVLPWGQMSFWGATVITGLFGAIPFIGEPIQTWLLGGPAVDNATLNRFFSLHYLLPFVIAGLVIVHIWAFHHTGNNNPTGVEVRRGSKEEAEKDTLPFWPYFVIKDLFALAIVLLIFFAVVGFMPNYLGHPDNYIEANALATPAHIVPEWYFLPFYAILRAFTGDVWVVMFASWITGGIVDAKFFGVLAMFGAIAVMALAPWLDTSRVRSGQNRPMFKWWYRLLLLDFVVLMWAGAMPAEPPYSTISLIGSTYWFAYFLVILPLLGVIEKPTAAPATIEEDFKAKVAKSAAKAAK; encoded by the coding sequence ATGTCCGGAATTCCTCACGACCATTACGAACCGAAAACCGGTATCGAAAAATGGGTCCATTCGCGCCTGCCTATCGTTGGCCTGGTCTATGACACCCTGATGATCCCCACCCCGAAGAACCTGAACTGGTGGTGGATCTGGGGCATTGTGCTGGCCTTCTGCCTGGCACTGCAGATCGTCACCGGTATCGTTCTGGTGATGCACTACACCCCGCATGTTGACCTGGCCTTCGCCAGCGTTGAGCACATCATGCGTGACGTGAACGGCGGTCACATGATCCGCTACCTGCATATGAACGGCGCTTCGCTGTTCTTCGTTGCTGTCTACATCCACATGTTCCGCGGTCTGTTCTATGGCTCCTACAAGGCGCCCCGCGAAATCACATGGATCATCGGCATGCTGATCTACCTGATGATGATGGGCACCGCCTTCATGGGTTACGTTCTGCCTTGGGGTCAGATGTCGTTCTGGGGTGCTACCGTGATCACCGGCCTGTTCGGCGCGATCCCCTTCATTGGTGAACCGATCCAGACCTGGCTGCTGGGCGGCCCGGCGGTGGACAACGCCACCCTGAACCGCTTCTTCTCGCTGCACTACCTGCTGCCGTTTGTGATTGCTGGCCTTGTGATCGTTCACATCTGGGCGTTCCACCACACCGGCAACAACAACCCGACCGGTGTTGAAGTGCGTCGCGGTTCGAAAGAAGAAGCCGAAAAAGACACCCTGCCGTTCTGGCCCTACTTCGTGATCAAAGACCTGTTCGCGCTGGCCATTGTTCTGCTGATCTTCTTCGCGGTTGTTGGCTTCATGCCGAACTACCTGGGTCACCCCGACAACTACATCGAAGCCAACGCTCTGGCGACGCCTGCACACATCGTTCCGGAATGGTACTTCCTGCCGTTCTACGCGATCCTGCGTGCCTTCACCGGCGACGTTTGGGTTGTGATGTTTGCCAGCTGGATCACCGGCGGCATCGTTGACGCCAAGTTCTTTGGTGTTCTTGCGATGTTTGGCGCGATCGCCGTGATGGCTCTGGCCCCTTGGCTGGACACCTCGCGCGTGCGTTCGGGTCAGAACCGTCCGATGTTCAAATGGTGGTACCGCCTGCTGCTGCTGGACTTCGTTGTCCTGATGTGGGCCGGTGCAATGCCTGCTGAGCCGCCGTACTCGACCATCTCGCTGATCGGCTCGACCTACTGGTTCGCCTACTTCCTGGTCATCCTGCCCCTGCTGGGTGTGATCGAAAAGCCGACCGCTGCGCCGGCCACGATCGAGGAAGATTTCAAAGCCAAAGTGGCCAAATCGGCCGCAAAAGCCGCCAAGTAA